The Streptomyces achromogenes genome window below encodes:
- a CDS encoding NAD(P)H-dependent oxidoreductase produces the protein MSVRILALVGSLRAGSTNRQLAEAAVKVAPEGAEVDLFEGLAEIPFYNEDLDVEGSVPAAAARLREAAQAADAFLLFSPEYNGTIPAVLKNAIDWLSRPYGAGAFGGKPAAVIGTAFGQFGGVWAQDEARKAVGIAGGRVIEDLKLSIPGSLTRFAETHPVDDAEVAAQLTEVVARLHGHAGEAAAA, from the coding sequence ATGTCTGTCCGCATCCTCGCGCTCGTCGGCAGCCTTCGCGCCGGCTCGACCAACCGCCAGCTCGCCGAGGCGGCCGTCAAGGTCGCTCCCGAGGGCGCGGAGGTCGACCTCTTCGAGGGCCTGGCCGAGATCCCGTTCTACAACGAGGACCTCGACGTCGAAGGCAGCGTCCCGGCCGCCGCCGCCCGGCTGCGCGAGGCCGCCCAGGCCGCCGACGCCTTCCTGCTCTTCTCCCCCGAGTACAACGGCACGATCCCGGCCGTCCTCAAGAACGCCATCGACTGGCTGTCGCGCCCCTACGGCGCCGGCGCGTTCGGCGGCAAGCCGGCCGCCGTGATCGGCACCGCGTTCGGCCAGTTCGGCGGCGTGTGGGCGCAGGACGAGGCCCGCAAGGCCGTGGGCATCGCCGGCGGCAGGGTCATCGAGGACCTCAAGCTCTCCATCCCGGGCTCGCTGACCCGCTTCGCCGAGACCCACCCGGTCGACGACGCCGAGGTCGCCGCCCAGCTGACCGAGGTCGTCGCCCGTCTGCACGGCCACGCGGGCGAGGCCGCCGCAGCCTGA
- a CDS encoding FkbM family methyltransferase — MSTLYRRLLDLMPRIGVQVTDLGPGKAVVSRRGGPYRVTGAGKDTWVLRPTGDAARSEAAEDEAVRLGDSGAVLLMDPSARRDERGTQLAAAAYLCTQHVAAMLELYGVNCVFDVGANTGQYAKGLRRAGYTGRIVSFEPTSATFARLVKAAEDDPQWQVHRCGLGREESTARIHTGWKTMNSLLPASEYGKGRYSRFAKDDTEEIRVRRLDEVMDEALAGLADPRPYLKMDTQGYDLEVFGGAGERIAEFVGMQSEVAVLKLYEGSPGMGEAVARYEAAGFGITGMYPVTREATTGRVIEFDCVLMRAAAAPTV; from the coding sequence ATGAGCACCCTTTATCGACGACTGCTCGATCTGATGCCGCGCATCGGCGTCCAGGTGACCGACCTCGGGCCGGGGAAGGCGGTGGTCTCCCGGCGCGGCGGCCCGTACCGGGTGACCGGCGCCGGCAAGGACACCTGGGTCCTGCGGCCGACGGGCGACGCGGCCCGCTCCGAGGCCGCCGAGGACGAGGCCGTACGGCTGGGCGACAGCGGCGCCGTGCTTCTCATGGACCCCTCGGCCCGCCGGGACGAGCGCGGGACGCAGCTGGCGGCCGCCGCGTACCTCTGCACCCAGCATGTCGCCGCGATGCTCGAGCTCTACGGCGTGAACTGCGTGTTCGACGTCGGCGCCAACACCGGCCAGTACGCCAAGGGGCTGCGCAGGGCCGGATACACGGGGCGGATCGTGTCGTTCGAGCCCACGTCGGCGACGTTCGCCCGGCTGGTGAAGGCGGCCGAGGACGACCCGCAGTGGCAGGTGCACCGGTGCGGGCTGGGCCGCGAGGAGTCGACCGCGCGGATCCACACCGGCTGGAAGACGATGAACTCCCTGCTGCCGGCCAGTGAGTACGGCAAGGGCCGCTACAGCCGTTTCGCGAAGGACGACACGGAGGAGATCCGCGTCCGCCGGCTGGACGAGGTCATGGACGAGGCACTGGCCGGCCTCGCCGACCCGCGCCCCTACCTGAAGATGGACACCCAGGGCTATGACCTCGAGGTTTTCGGCGGGGCCGGGGAGCGGATCGCGGAGTTCGTCGGGATGCAGTCCGAGGTGGCCGTGCTGAAGCTGTACGAGGGCAGTCCCGGCATGGGCGAGGCCGTCGCGCGCTACGAGGCGGCCGGGTTCGGCATCACCGGCATGTATCCGGTGACCCGCGAGGCGACGACCGGGCGGGTGATCGAGTTCGACTGCGTGCTGATGCGGGCCGCCGCGGCGCCCACCGTCTAG
- a CDS encoding aldehyde dehydrogenase family protein, translating to MPLLDPTNWQPRTLSGPRYTVTEPATGEQLGTVVLAAGADVAPATEAARAAQTEWARVPHFVRAGVLRRAGDLFAAHAEELREWIVRESGSIAGKADFELHVAAQECYEAAALASRPAGQVLPSEAPRLSYTRRVPVGVVGVISPFNAPLILSIRSVAPALALGNAVVLKPDPRTAVCGGLSLAAVFAEAGLPEGLLHVLPGGAETGEALVADPRVPVISFTGSTAAGRSVGEAAGRHLKRAHLELGGNSALIVLEDADLDAVISTAAWGSFFHQGQICMTTGRHIVHASLYEEYVERLAAKADALAVGDPHRAQVHLGPLIDDGQLAKVHGLVEASTAAGAKLAAGGTHQDRFYRPTVLAGVGDDTPAYAEEVFGPVAPVRPFTTPDEAAALAARSSYGLSLGIVTRDAARGLDLAERVPTGIVHINDQTVNDEAVAPFGGVAASGTGARFGGEANLEAFTDVRWTTVRADVAPYPF from the coding sequence ATGCCGTTGCTCGACCCCACCAACTGGCAGCCCCGCACCCTGTCGGGACCGCGGTACACCGTCACCGAGCCCGCCACCGGCGAGCAACTGGGCACGGTCGTCCTGGCGGCCGGCGCGGACGTCGCGCCGGCCACCGAGGCGGCCCGCGCCGCGCAGACCGAGTGGGCCCGCGTCCCGCACTTCGTCCGCGCAGGAGTGCTGCGCCGGGCCGGCGACCTGTTCGCCGCGCACGCCGAGGAACTGCGCGAGTGGATCGTCCGCGAGTCGGGCTCCATCGCGGGCAAGGCCGACTTCGAGCTGCACGTCGCGGCCCAGGAGTGCTACGAGGCCGCCGCCCTCGCCTCCCGCCCGGCCGGCCAGGTCCTGCCCAGCGAGGCGCCCCGGCTGTCGTACACCCGGCGGGTCCCCGTCGGCGTCGTGGGGGTGATCTCCCCCTTCAACGCCCCGCTGATCCTGTCGATCCGCTCCGTCGCGCCCGCCCTCGCGCTCGGCAACGCCGTCGTCCTCAAGCCGGACCCGCGCACCGCCGTCTGCGGCGGACTGTCGCTGGCCGCCGTGTTCGCGGAGGCGGGACTGCCCGAGGGCCTGCTGCACGTCCTGCCGGGCGGCGCCGAGACCGGGGAGGCCCTGGTCGCCGACCCGCGCGTGCCGGTCATCTCGTTCACCGGCTCCACCGCGGCCGGCCGGTCCGTCGGCGAGGCGGCCGGACGTCACCTCAAGCGCGCGCACCTCGAACTCGGCGGCAACTCCGCCCTGATCGTGCTGGAGGACGCCGACCTCGACGCGGTCATCTCCACGGCCGCCTGGGGCTCGTTCTTCCACCAGGGCCAGATCTGCATGACCACCGGCCGCCACATCGTGCACGCCTCCCTCTACGAGGAGTACGTGGAACGGCTCGCGGCGAAGGCCGACGCGCTCGCCGTCGGCGACCCGCACCGCGCCCAGGTGCACCTCGGGCCGCTCATCGACGACGGCCAGCTCGCCAAGGTGCACGGCCTGGTCGAGGCCAGCACGGCGGCCGGGGCGAAGCTCGCCGCGGGCGGCACGCACCAGGACCGCTTCTACCGGCCGACGGTCCTCGCGGGCGTCGGCGACGACACCCCCGCCTACGCGGAGGAGGTCTTCGGACCGGTGGCCCCCGTGCGCCCCTTCACCACGCCGGACGAGGCGGCGGCACTGGCCGCGCGCAGCTCCTACGGGCTGTCGCTCGGCATCGTCACCCGTGACGCCGCCCGCGGCCTCGACCTGGCCGAGCGCGTCCCGACCGGCATCGTGCACATCAACGACCAGACCGTGAACGACGAGGCCGTGGCGCCCTTCGGCGGCGTGGCCGCCTCGGGCACCGGCGCCCGGTTCGGCGGCGAGGCGAACCTGGAGGCCTTCACCGACGTGCGCTGGACGACGGTGCGCGCCGACGTGGCACCGTACCCGTTCTAG
- a CDS encoding 4-hydroxybenzoate 3-monooxygenase: MRTTVGIIGGGPAGLLLARLLHRAGIACVVLESRTRAYAEGRQRAGMLEQGTVDALRAAGAADRLDVEGMVHHGIELRFDRERHHLDFPALTGGRTVTIYAQTEIVKDLIALQLADGPPLLFEAEALAVEQPQSEAPVVRFRHEGRQRTLRCVWVAGCDGSHGVARNAFPAASGRTYAHDYPYSWLGVTAEVPPSCDELIYARHARGFALHSMRSPRVSRFYLQVPRGTSLRDWSDERIWDELAARFAVDADWTLRRGPITARSVTEMRSLVHEPMRHGRLVLAGDAAHIVPPTGAKGLNLAVSDVRLLARAFTELHAHGSARLLDGYSDLCLRRVWQATRFSYDMTRMLHAQPDGDAFDHRMQLARLRRITASRHAAAELAANYTGLPLSP; encoded by the coding sequence ATGCGCACCACGGTCGGCATCATCGGCGGCGGCCCGGCGGGGCTGCTGCTCGCCCGCCTGCTGCACCGCGCGGGAATCGCCTGTGTCGTGCTGGAGAGCAGGACGCGCGCCTACGCGGAAGGGCGTCAGCGCGCCGGAATGCTGGAGCAGGGCACGGTCGACGCGCTGCGCGCGGCCGGCGCCGCCGACCGGCTCGATGTCGAGGGCATGGTGCACCACGGCATCGAGCTGCGCTTCGACCGTGAACGCCATCACCTCGACTTCCCCGCCCTCACCGGCGGCCGCACGGTCACGATCTACGCCCAGACGGAGATCGTGAAGGATCTCATCGCCCTCCAACTGGCCGACGGGCCGCCCCTGTTGTTCGAGGCGGAGGCGCTCGCCGTCGAGCAGCCGCAGAGCGAGGCGCCCGTCGTGCGGTTCCGGCACGAAGGCCGGCAACGCACCCTGCGCTGCGTATGGGTGGCGGGCTGCGACGGCTCGCACGGCGTCGCCCGGAACGCCTTCCCGGCGGCCTCCGGCCGCACCTACGCCCACGACTACCCGTACTCCTGGCTCGGCGTCACCGCCGAAGTGCCGCCCTCCTGCGACGAGTTGATCTACGCACGCCACGCCCGCGGCTTCGCCCTGCACAGCATGCGCTCACCACGGGTCTCCCGGTTCTACCTCCAGGTCCCCCGCGGCACGAGCCTGCGGGACTGGTCCGACGAGCGGATCTGGGACGAACTCGCCGCGCGTTTCGCCGTGGACGCCGACTGGACGCTGCGCCGCGGTCCGATCACCGCCCGGTCCGTGACGGAGATGCGCAGTCTCGTCCACGAGCCGATGCGGCACGGCCGGCTGGTGCTCGCGGGGGACGCCGCCCACATCGTCCCGCCGACCGGCGCCAAGGGACTCAACCTCGCCGTCTCCGACGTCCGGCTCCTGGCCCGGGCCTTCACCGAACTGCACGCCCACGGGTCGGCGCGACTCCTGGACGGGTACTCGGACCTGTGCCTGCGACGTGTGTGGCAGGCGACCCGGTTCTCCTACGACATGACTAGGATGTTGCACGCTCAACCAGATGGGGATGCGTTCGACCACCGGATGCAGCTCGCCCGGCTGCGCCGGATCACCGCATCCCGCCACGCGGCCGCCGAACTGGCGGCGAACTACACGGGACTTCCCCTCTCCCCGTGA
- a CDS encoding TerC family protein, which translates to MNVSLTVWLLTVAALCALVAVDFFIGRKPHDVSVKEAGTWTIVWVVLACLFGLGVFVFGGGKPTGEFFAGYITEKSLSVDNLFVFVLIMGKFAVPSQYQQRVLMVGVLMALVLRALFIAAGAAIISTFSWVFYLFGAFLIWTAWKLIQDAKKGAHEEEYDENKLLKAVEKRFGVADRYHGTKLWIEQNGKRVMTPMLVVMLAIGSTDVLFALDSIPAIYGLTEDPYIVFTANAFALMGLRQLYFLIGGLLKKLVHLSYGLSIILGFIGVKLLLHALHESGVHVPEIGIPFSLGFIVPVLAVTTFTSLRAAGRQVEAAPDTSPM; encoded by the coding sequence GTGAACGTCTCCCTCACCGTCTGGCTGTTGACCGTCGCGGCGCTGTGCGCGCTCGTCGCCGTCGACTTCTTCATCGGCCGCAAGCCGCACGACGTCTCGGTCAAGGAGGCCGGGACCTGGACGATCGTCTGGGTCGTGCTGGCCTGCCTGTTCGGTCTCGGCGTGTTCGTCTTCGGCGGCGGCAAGCCGACGGGCGAGTTCTTCGCCGGGTACATCACCGAGAAGTCGCTGAGCGTGGACAACCTCTTCGTGTTCGTCCTGATCATGGGCAAGTTCGCGGTGCCCTCGCAATACCAGCAGCGGGTCCTCATGGTCGGCGTGCTGATGGCCCTCGTGCTGCGCGCCCTGTTCATCGCGGCCGGCGCGGCGATCATCTCGACGTTCTCCTGGGTCTTCTACCTGTTCGGCGCGTTCCTGATCTGGACGGCGTGGAAGCTGATCCAGGACGCCAAGAAGGGCGCGCACGAGGAGGAGTACGACGAGAACAAGCTGCTCAAGGCGGTGGAGAAGCGTTTCGGCGTGGCGGACCGCTACCACGGCACCAAGCTGTGGATCGAGCAGAACGGCAAGCGGGTCATGACCCCGATGCTGGTCGTGATGCTGGCGATCGGCTCCACGGACGTGCTCTTCGCCCTCGACTCGATCCCGGCGATCTACGGGCTGACCGAGGACCCGTACATCGTCTTCACCGCCAACGCCTTCGCTCTGATGGGGCTCCGCCAGCTGTACTTCCTCATCGGCGGTCTGCTGAAGAAGCTGGTCCACCTCAGCTACGGCCTGTCGATCATCCTCGGCTTCATCGGCGTCAAGCTGCTGCTGCACGCCCTGCACGAGTCCGGGGTGCACGTGCCCGAGATCGGCATACCGTTCTCGCTCGGCTTCATCGTGCCCGTCCTCGCCGTGACGACCTTCACCAGTCTGCGGGCGGCCGGGCGGCAGGTGGAGGCCGCGCCGGACACGTCACCGATGTGA
- the trxA gene encoding thioredoxin, with translation MSSTVELTKENFDQTVTDNDFVLIDFWASWCGPCRQFAPVYDKAAEENPDLVFGKVDTEAQPELAQAFGIQSIPTLMIVRDRVAVYAEPGALPEAALTDVIGRVRRLDMDEVRRSIEEQQAKAAAGESPAAQGE, from the coding sequence ATGAGCAGCACCGTGGAGCTCACCAAGGAGAACTTCGACCAGACGGTCACCGACAACGACTTCGTCCTGATCGACTTCTGGGCGTCCTGGTGCGGGCCGTGCCGTCAGTTCGCCCCGGTCTACGACAAGGCGGCCGAGGAGAACCCCGACCTGGTGTTCGGCAAGGTGGACACCGAGGCCCAGCCCGAGCTGGCCCAGGCCTTCGGCATCCAGTCGATCCCGACGCTGATGATCGTGCGCGACCGGGTCGCCGTGTACGCCGAGCCGGGCGCGCTGCCCGAGGCCGCCCTGACGGACGTCATCGGGCGGGTGCGTCGGCTGGACATGGACGAGGTGCGCAGGTCGATCGAGGAGCAGCAGGCGAAGGCGGCGGCGGGCGAGTCCCCGGCCGCCCAGGGCGAGTGA
- a CDS encoding helix-turn-helix domain-containing protein: protein MKELAGRLTALDPDAGAAVRVIAYFDRLTEGRAGVEALVRGAAVLAGVPALLVDAERRVRIRVEPDGVRRDRGLPPDPAWPSAALTPDGAPALWLERADATPSVVDAVILERAAGAARLVLDRTRGRAPLDDPALVETLLDATAAEPARLHAARRLGLDLLAPARALATPAGRPGVVPAPAAPVAAEPPAVRTGIGPAVPVLELPGSWDAARTALRFTAEGGALDPGPRVVSAEDLGGIALLAELIAPGADPPPDVRALDTAAADAPWLLTTLYAVTATASLRAAAAEVNVHHSTLQDRLAHAEHLLGWPVRTPQGRLRLHLALTMRRLARP from the coding sequence ATGAAAGAGCTGGCGGGGCGCCTGACGGCACTGGACCCGGACGCCGGCGCCGCCGTCCGCGTCATCGCGTACTTCGACCGGCTGACGGAGGGCCGCGCCGGGGTCGAGGCGCTGGTGCGCGGGGCCGCGGTGCTCGCCGGGGTGCCCGCGCTGCTCGTGGACGCCGAGCGGCGGGTGCGGATCCGGGTCGAGCCCGACGGCGTCCGGCGGGACCGCGGCCTGCCGCCGGACCCCGCGTGGCCGTCCGCCGCGCTGACCCCGGACGGGGCGCCCGCCCTCTGGCTGGAACGCGCCGACGCGACGCCGAGCGTGGTCGACGCGGTGATCCTGGAGCGGGCCGCGGGCGCGGCCCGGCTGGTCCTGGACCGCACCCGCGGCCGGGCCCCACTGGACGATCCCGCCCTCGTCGAGACGCTCCTGGACGCCACCGCCGCCGAACCGGCCAGGCTGCACGCCGCCCGCCGTCTCGGTCTCGACCTCCTCGCACCGGCCCGCGCCCTCGCCACCCCGGCGGGCCGGCCCGGGGTCGTCCCCGCGCCCGCCGCGCCCGTCGCCGCCGAGCCGCCCGCCGTCCGCACCGGGATCGGCCCGGCCGTGCCCGTGCTGGAGCTGCCCGGGTCGTGGGACGCCGCCCGGACCGCGCTGCGGTTCACCGCGGAGGGGGGAGCGCTCGATCCCGGGCCCCGGGTGGTGTCCGCCGAGGATCTCGGCGGGATCGCGCTGCTGGCCGAGCTCATCGCGCCGGGCGCCGACCCGCCGCCGGACGTCCGGGCGCTCGACACCGCCGCCGCGGACGCGCCCTGGCTGCTGACCACGCTGTACGCCGTCACGGCGACGGCGAGCCTGCGGGCGGCGGCCGCCGAGGTCAACGTGCACCACTCCACGCTCCAGGACCGGCTGGCACACGCCGAGCACCTGCTGGGCTGGCCGGTGCGCACCCCGCAGGGCCGCCTGCGGCTGCACCTCGCGCTGACGATGCGACGACTGGCCCGGCCGTAG
- a CDS encoding LacI family DNA-binding transcriptional regulator — translation MRYVMVQIPNKPASTMPPAPRPVPTSADVARLAGVSRATVSYVLNNTSAVRISEPTRRRVREAARELGYVPHAAARTLRAGHSRMVLMPTLPVPAGPLYSRFVHDFQGAMSRLDYTVVQYGASGVGGDEAARAWAELRPVAVLVPGTGIGPEGVAILKRSGARAVVTLGPEAVEGAHAMLLDQADVGRGAAGHLHARGRRRIGVVVPEEPGMELFSAPRLAGAREALRGADATVTELPLAYTEEAADALAARWRGLGLDAVFGYNDEYAMLLLRALRDAGLRVPEDVAVIGADDLLLGRLLRPRLSTVRITLPLGRELASLVDRAVRNPAAAPESHALFSVAVVHRDSS, via the coding sequence ATGCGGTACGTCATGGTGCAGATACCGAACAAGCCCGCGTCGACGATGCCGCCGGCGCCGCGCCCCGTGCCCACGAGCGCCGACGTGGCCCGCCTGGCCGGAGTCTCGCGCGCGACCGTCTCCTACGTCCTGAACAACACCAGCGCCGTACGCATCAGCGAGCCCACCCGCCGGCGGGTCCGCGAGGCCGCGAGGGAACTCGGGTACGTGCCGCACGCGGCCGCCCGCACCCTGCGCGCCGGGCACAGCCGGATGGTCCTCATGCCCACCCTGCCGGTGCCGGCGGGGCCGCTCTACAGCCGGTTCGTGCACGACTTCCAGGGCGCGATGAGCCGCCTCGACTACACGGTCGTCCAGTACGGCGCGAGCGGTGTGGGCGGTGACGAGGCCGCCCGCGCGTGGGCGGAGCTGCGGCCCGTCGCCGTGCTGGTGCCCGGCACCGGCATCGGACCCGAGGGGGTGGCCATCCTCAAGCGGTCCGGCGCCCGGGCGGTGGTGACCCTCGGCCCCGAGGCCGTCGAGGGCGCCCACGCGATGCTCCTGGACCAGGCCGACGTCGGCCGGGGCGCCGCCGGGCACCTCCATGCCCGGGGGCGCCGCCGTATCGGGGTGGTGGTCCCCGAGGAGCCCGGCATGGAGCTGTTCTCCGCGCCCCGCCTCGCCGGCGCCCGTGAGGCCCTGCGGGGCGCCGACGCCACCGTCACGGAGCTGCCGCTGGCTTACACGGAGGAGGCCGCGGACGCCCTCGCGGCGCGCTGGCGGGGTCTCGGCCTCGACGCCGTGTTCGGCTACAACGACGAGTACGCCATGCTGCTGTTGCGCGCCCTGCGGGACGCCGGCCTGCGCGTTCCCGAGGACGTGGCCGTCATCGGAGCCGACGACCTGCTGCTCGGCCGGCTGCTGCGGCCGCGGCTCAGCACCGTGCGGATCACGCTGCCCTTGGGCCGCGAGCTCGCCTCCCTGGTGGACCGGGCGGTCCGCAACCCCGCGGCCGCCCCCGAGTCGCACGCGCTGTTCTCGGTCGCCGTGGTGCACCGCGACTCCAGCTGA
- a CDS encoding alpha/beta hydrolase: MTSVPPPFDPELAAALELIKDMIQPGMAMEDIEAIRQGPALALLSQLDLTAGGAFEVEDRTVPGPEGAPEISLLICRPAAPAPDRPRPVVYHVHGGGMVLGNNRAGVDVALDWARALDLVVVSVEYRLAPEHPHPAPVEDVYAGLLWTAEHAKELGGDPDRIVIAGTSAGGGLTAALALLLRDRGGPRPIGQLLMCPMLDDRNDTVSSHQMAGLGVWDRTANDTGWTALLGAARGGPDVSPYAAPARAEDLSGLPPAFLDVGSAETFRDEVVAYASRIWQAGGIAELHVWPGGFHGFDGFAPQATLSKSARAAHLDWLRRLLAE, from the coding sequence ATGACATCCGTCCCACCGCCGTTCGACCCGGAACTCGCCGCCGCGCTGGAACTGATCAAGGACATGATCCAGCCGGGCATGGCCATGGAGGACATCGAGGCCATCCGCCAGGGCCCGGCCCTGGCGCTGCTGTCCCAGCTGGACCTGACGGCGGGCGGCGCCTTCGAGGTCGAGGACCGCACCGTGCCGGGGCCCGAGGGCGCCCCCGAGATCTCCCTGCTGATCTGCCGCCCCGCCGCGCCGGCCCCCGACCGGCCGCGTCCCGTCGTCTACCACGTGCACGGCGGCGGCATGGTCCTCGGCAACAACCGGGCCGGCGTGGACGTGGCGCTGGACTGGGCGCGGGCGCTGGACCTGGTCGTGGTGTCGGTGGAATACCGCCTCGCGCCCGAGCACCCGCACCCGGCGCCCGTCGAGGACGTGTACGCCGGGCTGCTGTGGACGGCGGAGCACGCCAAGGAGCTGGGCGGTGACCCGGACCGTATCGTGATCGCCGGCACCAGCGCGGGCGGCGGGCTGACCGCCGCGCTCGCCCTGCTGCTGCGCGACCGCGGCGGGCCGCGGCCGATCGGCCAGCTGCTGATGTGCCCGATGCTGGACGACCGCAACGACACCGTCTCCTCCCACCAGATGGCGGGCCTCGGCGTGTGGGACCGCACCGCCAACGACACCGGCTGGACGGCGCTGCTCGGGGCGGCGCGCGGCGGCCCGGACGTCTCGCCGTACGCGGCGCCCGCCCGCGCCGAGGACCTGTCCGGGCTGCCGCCGGCCTTCCTCGACGTGGGCTCCGCCGAGACCTTCCGGGACGAGGTCGTCGCCTACGCCTCCCGGATCTGGCAGGCCGGCGGGATCGCCGAACTGCACGTGTGGCCGGGCGGCTTCCACGGCTTCGACGGTTTCGCACCACAGGCCACCCTGTCGAAGTCGGCCCGCGCGGCCCACCTGGACTGGCTGCGCAGGCTGCTGGCCGAGTAG
- a CDS encoding TetR/AcrR family transcriptional regulator, producing the protein MLYAGVMSAVLPPCPEPEESAAEPELLQLGPAGDEPCLRADAARNRARLLDAAARLIAEHGAAGVTMEAVASAANVGKGTVFRRFGDRTGLLNALLDHSEKQFQAAFLSGPAPLGPGAPPVERLRAFGLALLARSVDQLDLQLAAEPGPDRRHSVPVRRVHHHHLAMLLEQALPDADGELLAHTLMGYLNPVLVHHLTRQCGMPPERLEAGWSDLVDRVTGEHRRTGAG; encoded by the coding sequence ATGCTTTACGCTGGCGTCATGTCCGCCGTGCTGCCCCCGTGTCCCGAGCCCGAGGAGAGCGCCGCCGAGCCGGAGCTGCTGCAACTCGGCCCGGCGGGTGACGAGCCGTGTCTGCGCGCCGACGCGGCCCGCAACCGGGCCAGGCTGCTGGACGCCGCCGCCCGTCTGATCGCCGAGCACGGCGCGGCCGGGGTCACGATGGAGGCGGTGGCGAGCGCGGCGAACGTCGGCAAAGGGACCGTCTTCCGCCGCTTCGGTGATCGCACGGGCCTGCTGAACGCCCTTCTGGACCACTCGGAGAAGCAGTTCCAGGCGGCCTTCCTGAGCGGCCCCGCGCCGTTGGGGCCGGGCGCGCCGCCGGTGGAGCGGCTGCGGGCGTTCGGCCTCGCGCTTCTCGCCCGCTCCGTCGACCAGCTGGATCTCCAACTCGCGGCCGAGCCGGGGCCGGACCGCCGGCACTCGGTCCCGGTGCGCCGGGTGCATCACCATCACCTGGCGATGCTGCTGGAGCAGGCGCTGCCCGACGCGGACGGCGAACTCCTCGCACACACGCTGATGGGATACCTCAACCCCGTGCTCGTCCACCACCTCACCCGGCAGTGCGGCATGCCGCCGGAGCGTCTGGAGGCGGGCTGGAGCGACCTGGTCGACCGGGTCACGGGCGAGCACCGCCGGACGGGCGCCGGGTGA
- a CDS encoding dihydrolipoyl dehydrogenase family protein, protein MTETETNTYDVVVLGAGPVGENVADRTRAAGLTTAVVESELVGGECSYWACMPSKALLRPVIARADARRLPGLRQAVQGPLDADAVLARRNWYTGDWTDDGQADWLKSIGADLHRGHGRLTGPRTVTVGDTVLTARHAVVVATGTRAALPDLPGLADVRPWTSREATSAQAAPGRLVVVGGGVVATEMATAWQALGSQVTLLVRGKGLLDRMEPFAGELVAEALTEAGADVRTGTSVASVTRTDGVVVVVTDTGERIEADEILFAVGRAPRTDDIGLESVGLEPGSWLGVDDSLRVTGTDWLYGVGDVNHRALLTHQGKYQARIAGAAIAARAAGTPLTQNDPWGAHSATADHECVPQVVFTDPEAASVGLSLAEAERAGHRVRAVDVDMSSVAGAGLYAEGYKGRARMVVDLERETLRGVTFVGPGVGELIHSATVAVVGQVPIARLWHAVPSYPTISEVWLRLLEAFRDN, encoded by the coding sequence ATGACGGAAACGGAAACCAACACGTACGACGTCGTGGTGCTCGGGGCCGGGCCCGTGGGGGAGAACGTCGCCGACCGCACCCGCGCGGCCGGCCTCACCACCGCGGTCGTGGAGAGCGAACTCGTCGGCGGCGAGTGCTCGTACTGGGCCTGCATGCCCAGCAAGGCCCTGCTGCGCCCGGTCATCGCCCGCGCCGACGCCCGCAGGCTGCCCGGCCTGCGTCAGGCCGTGCAGGGTCCTCTGGACGCCGACGCGGTCCTCGCCCGCCGCAACTGGTACACCGGCGACTGGACGGACGACGGCCAGGCCGACTGGCTCAAGAGCATCGGCGCGGACCTGCACCGGGGCCACGGCAGACTGACCGGCCCGCGCACGGTGACGGTGGGGGACACCGTGCTCACGGCCCGCCACGCGGTCGTCGTCGCCACCGGCACCCGCGCCGCCCTGCCCGACCTGCCCGGTCTCGCCGACGTCCGGCCCTGGACGAGCCGGGAGGCCACCAGCGCCCAGGCCGCGCCCGGCCGGCTCGTGGTGGTCGGCGGGGGAGTCGTCGCCACCGAGATGGCCACCGCCTGGCAGGCCCTCGGCTCGCAGGTCACTCTCCTGGTGCGGGGCAAGGGCCTGCTCGACCGCATGGAGCCGTTCGCCGGCGAACTCGTCGCCGAGGCGCTCACCGAGGCCGGCGCGGACGTGCGCACCGGCACCTCGGTGGCGTCGGTGACCCGCACGGACGGCGTGGTCGTGGTCGTCACCGACACCGGGGAGCGCATCGAGGCGGACGAGATCCTCTTCGCCGTCGGCCGCGCCCCGCGCACCGACGACATCGGCCTCGAATCGGTCGGCCTGGAACCAGGCTCCTGGCTCGGCGTCGACGACAGCCTGCGCGTCACCGGCACCGACTGGCTCTACGGCGTGGGCGACGTCAACCACCGTGCCCTCCTCACCCACCAGGGCAAGTACCAGGCCCGCATCGCGGGCGCGGCCATCGCCGCCCGCGCCGCCGGAACACCCCTGACGCAGAACGACCCGTGGGGCGCCCACAGCGCCACCGCCGACCACGAGTGCGTCCCGCAGGTCGTGTTCACCGACCCCGAGGCGGCCTCCGTCGGCCTCTCGCTCGCGGAGGCCGAACGGGCCGGACACCGGGTGCGGGCCGTCGACGTCGACATGTCGTCGGTGGCGGGGGCCGGCCTGTACGCCGAGGGCTACAAGGGTCGCGCCCGGATGGTCGTCGACCTGGAGCGGGAGACCCTGCGCGGGGTCACCTTCGTCGGTCCCGGCGTCGGTGAGCTGATCCACTCCGCGACTGTCGCCGTCGTCGGCCAGGTGCCGATCGCCCGCCTGTGGCACGCCGTCCCGTCCTACCCGACGATCAGCGAGGTGTGGTTGCGCCTGCTGGAGGCGTTCCGGGACAACTGA